The Pseudomonas fluorescens genome includes a window with the following:
- a CDS encoding multidrug efflux RND transporter permease subunit has translation MAFTDPFIRRPVLATVVSLLIVLLGFQAWSKLPLRQYPQMENALITVTTAYPGANAETIQGYITQPMQQSLASAEGIDYMTSVSRQNFSVISVYARIGSNSDRLFTELLAKANEVKNQLPQDAEDPVLSREAADASALMYISFFSKELNNPQITDYLSRVIQPKLATLPGMAEAEILGNQVFAMRLWLDPVKLAGFGLTAADVTNAVRQHNFLSAAGEVKGEYIVTSINANTELKSAEAFAAIPLKTDGDSRVLLRDVARVEMGAENYDTISSFGGTPSVYIGIKATPGANPLDVIKEVRKIMPDMEAQLPANLKAEIAYDATLFIQASIDEVVKTLFEAVLIVIVVVFLFLGALRSVVIPVVTIPLSMIGVMFFMQLMGYSMNLLTLLAMVLAIGLVVDDAIVVVENIHRHIEEGKTPFDAAIEGAREIAMPVVSMTITLAAVYAPIGLLQGLTGALFKEFALTLAGAVVISGIVALTLSPMMCAMLLRHDENPSGLAHRLDMVFERLKSRYQRMLHGTLNTRPVVLVFAVIVLLLIPVLIMFTKSELAPDEDQGIIFMMANAPQPTNLDYLNTYTDHFITIFKEFPEYYSSFQINGYNGVQSGIGGFLLKPWNERSRTQMEILPEVQAKLESVPGLQIFGFNLPSLPGTGEGLPFAFVINSPKDYATLLEIAERVKKRALESGKFAFMDIDLAFDKPEVVVDIDRAKAAQMGVSMQDLGGTLATLLGEAEINRFTLEGRSYKVIAQVERPFRDNPDWLNNYYVKNAKGESLPLSTLIKVSDRARPRQLNQFQQLNAVTISGFPVVSMGEAIETVRQIAREEAPAGFAFDYAGASRQFVQEGSALWVTFALALAIIFLVLAAQFESFRDPLVILVTVPLSICGALIPLFLGWSSMNIYTQVGLVTLIGLISKHGILIVEFANQLRREQNLTPREAVEQAASIRLRPVLMTTAAMVFGMVPLIFATGAGAVSRFDIGTVIATGMSIGTLFTLFVLPCVYTLLAKPDKP, from the coding sequence ATGGCTTTTACCGATCCGTTCATCCGCCGTCCGGTGCTCGCCACCGTGGTCAGCCTGTTGATCGTGCTCCTGGGTTTCCAGGCCTGGAGCAAGCTGCCCCTGCGTCAGTATCCACAAATGGAAAACGCCCTGATCACGGTGACCACCGCCTACCCCGGGGCCAACGCCGAGACCATCCAGGGCTACATCACCCAACCGATGCAACAGAGCCTGGCCAGTGCCGAGGGCATCGACTACATGACCTCGGTCAGTCGCCAGAACTTCTCGGTGATTTCGGTCTATGCCCGCATCGGCTCCAACAGCGACCGGCTCTTTACCGAACTGCTGGCCAAGGCCAACGAGGTCAAGAACCAGTTGCCCCAGGATGCCGAGGACCCGGTCCTCAGCCGCGAGGCCGCCGATGCCTCGGCACTGATGTACATCAGCTTCTTCAGCAAGGAACTGAACAACCCGCAGATCACCGACTACCTGTCACGGGTGATCCAGCCCAAGCTGGCGACATTGCCCGGCATGGCCGAGGCGGAGATCCTCGGCAACCAGGTCTTCGCCATGCGCCTGTGGCTGGACCCGGTCAAGCTCGCCGGCTTCGGCCTGACTGCCGCCGACGTAACCAATGCCGTGCGCCAGCACAACTTCCTCTCCGCCGCCGGTGAAGTGAAAGGCGAATACATCGTCACCAGCATCAACGCCAACACCGAACTCAAGTCCGCCGAGGCCTTCGCCGCGATCCCGCTCAAGACCGACGGCGACAGCCGGGTGTTGCTGCGAGACGTCGCCCGCGTGGAAATGGGCGCCGAGAACTACGACACCATCAGTTCCTTTGGTGGCACACCCTCGGTGTACATAGGGATCAAGGCCACACCCGGTGCGAACCCGCTGGATGTGATCAAGGAAGTACGCAAGATCATGCCGGACATGGAGGCCCAGCTCCCGGCCAACCTCAAGGCCGAGATTGCCTACGACGCCACCCTGTTCATCCAGGCCTCGATCGACGAAGTGGTGAAAACCCTGTTCGAGGCGGTGCTGATCGTCATCGTCGTCGTGTTCCTGTTCCTCGGTGCCCTGCGTTCGGTGGTCATCCCGGTGGTGACCATCCCGCTGTCGATGATCGGCGTGATGTTCTTCATGCAGTTGATGGGCTACTCGATGAACCTCCTGACCCTGCTGGCCATGGTGCTCGCCATCGGCCTGGTAGTGGACGACGCCATCGTGGTGGTGGAGAACATTCACCGGCACATCGAGGAAGGCAAGACACCATTCGACGCCGCGATAGAAGGTGCCCGGGAAATCGCCATGCCGGTGGTCTCGATGACCATCACCCTGGCGGCGGTGTACGCGCCGATCGGCCTGCTGCAGGGCCTGACGGGCGCTTTGTTCAAGGAGTTCGCATTGACCCTGGCCGGGGCGGTGGTGATCTCCGGCATCGTCGCCCTGACCTTGTCACCGATGATGTGCGCCATGCTCCTGCGCCACGATGAGAACCCCTCGGGGCTGGCCCATCGGCTGGACATGGTTTTCGAGCGTCTGAAGAGCCGTTACCAGCGCATGCTTCACGGCACGCTCAACACCCGGCCGGTGGTACTGGTATTCGCCGTGATCGTACTGCTGCTGATCCCGGTGCTGATCATGTTCACCAAGTCCGAACTGGCCCCCGACGAGGACCAGGGCATCATCTTCATGATGGCCAACGCCCCGCAGCCAACCAACCTCGACTACCTGAACACCTACACCGATCACTTCATTACCATCTTCAAGGAGTTCCCGGAGTACTACTCCTCGTTCCAGATCAACGGCTACAACGGCGTACAGTCGGGCATCGGCGGCTTCCTGCTCAAGCCCTGGAACGAACGCAGCCGCACCCAGATGGAAATCCTGCCAGAGGTCCAGGCCAAGCTCGAAAGCGTGCCTGGTTTGCAGATCTTCGGTTTCAACCTGCCCTCACTGCCGGGCACTGGCGAAGGCTTGCCATTTGCGTTCGTCATCAACTCGCCGAAGGATTATGCGACGCTGCTGGAGATTGCCGAGCGTGTCAAAAAGCGCGCGTTGGAATCCGGCAAGTTCGCCTTCATGGACATTGACCTGGCGTTCGACAAACCCGAAGTCGTGGTGGATATCGATCGCGCCAAGGCCGCCCAGATGGGCGTCTCGATGCAGGATCTGGGCGGTACCCTGGCGACACTGCTGGGTGAAGCCGAGATCAACCGCTTCACCCTCGAGGGGCGCAGCTATAAGGTCATTGCCCAGGTCGAACGCCCCTTCCGGGACAACCCGGACTGGTTGAACAACTACTACGTGAAAAATGCCAAGGGTGAATCACTCCCGCTGTCGACCCTTATCAAGGTCAGCGACCGGGCGCGACCGCGACAGCTGAACCAGTTCCAGCAGCTCAATGCGGTGACCATTTCAGGCTTTCCCGTCGTAAGCATGGGCGAGGCGATCGAGACCGTCCGCCAGATCGCCCGGGAGGAAGCCCCAGCGGGGTTCGCCTTCGATTACGCCGGGGCTTCACGCCAATTCGTACAGGAAGGCAGCGCGTTGTGGGTGACCTTTGCCCTGGCCCTGGCGATTATCTTCCTGGTGCTGGCCGCGCAGTTCGAGAGTTTCCGGGACCCGCTGGTGATCCTGGTGACCGTGCCGTTGTCTATTTGCGGCGCCTTGATTCCGTTGTTCCTCGGCTGGTCGAGCATGAACATCTATACCCAGGTGGGGCTGGTGACGTTGATTGGCCTGATCAGCAAGCATGGGATCCTGATTGTCGAATTCGCCAACCAGCTGCGCAGGGAACAGAACCTGACACCGCGGGAAGCCGTGGAACAAGCCGCATCGATTCGTCTGCGGCCGGTGCTGATGACCACCGCTGCGATGGTGTTCGGCATGGTGCCGCTCATCTTCGCCACAGGCGCCGGGGCGGTGAGCCGCTTCGACATTGGCACGGTGATCGCCACCGGGATGTCGATTGGCACCTTGTTCACGCTGTTCGTGTTGCCTTGCGTCTACACGCTGCTGGCCAAGCCCGATAAACCCTGA
- a CDS encoding efflux RND transporter periplasmic adaptor subunit has protein sequence MLRRRMLIMLGVVLLVVLLLAGYKAFSIYQQIQMFSAPKPPVSVAVAKAIEQPWQARLPTVGSLKALQGVDLSLEIAGTVQKVQFQSGQKVKAGQPLLQLDSEVESALLETAEADLGLAQLDFGRGRQLVGSQAISKGEFDRLSAQLKKNQATVNQLKASLAKKQILAPFSGTIGIRQVDVGDYLASGTVIATLQDLSSLYVDFYVPEQTVPRLAVAQPVNVSVSAYPGQTFVGTISAINPKVEDSTRNVLVRATLANPDGKLLPGMFANLQVILPDVAAGIVVPESAVTYTLYGNSMYVVAQKKAADGTVEKDDKGQPVLIAERRFVETGERRDGQVLVTKGVQSGDQVVIAGQIKLDNGTPIAVSDDKTLTEQNSPPRAD, from the coding sequence ATGCTGCGACGCCGCATGCTGATCATGTTGGGTGTTGTCCTGCTGGTGGTGCTGTTGCTCGCCGGCTACAAGGCCTTCTCCATCTACCAGCAGATCCAGATGTTTTCTGCACCGAAACCACCCGTCAGCGTGGCCGTGGCCAAGGCCATCGAGCAGCCCTGGCAGGCACGCCTGCCCACCGTCGGTAGCCTCAAGGCCCTGCAAGGCGTGGACCTGAGCCTGGAAATCGCCGGGACCGTGCAGAAGGTGCAGTTCCAGTCCGGGCAGAAGGTCAAGGCGGGCCAGCCGCTCCTGCAACTGGATAGTGAAGTCGAAAGCGCCCTGCTGGAAACCGCCGAGGCCGACCTTGGCCTGGCGCAACTGGATTTCGGTCGCGGCCGACAGCTGGTGGGCAGCCAGGCGATCTCCAAGGGCGAATTCGACCGGCTCTCGGCACAACTGAAGAAGAACCAGGCCACGGTCAACCAGCTCAAGGCTTCGCTGGCCAAAAAACAGATTCTGGCGCCATTCAGCGGCACCATCGGCATTCGCCAGGTGGACGTCGGCGACTACCTGGCCAGCGGCACGGTGATCGCTACCCTGCAGGATCTCAGCAGCCTTTATGTGGACTTCTACGTACCTGAGCAAACCGTGCCCAGGCTCGCGGTCGCCCAACCGGTCAACGTCAGCGTCTCGGCCTATCCCGGGCAGACCTTCGTCGGCACCATCAGCGCGATCAACCCCAAGGTCGAGGACAGCACCCGCAACGTCCTGGTGCGCGCCACCCTGGCCAACCCCGACGGCAAGCTGCTGCCCGGTATGTTCGCCAACCTGCAGGTGATCCTGCCGGACGTGGCCGCCGGAATCGTCGTGCCGGAAAGCGCCGTGACCTACACCCTCTACGGCAACTCCATGTACGTGGTGGCGCAAAAGAAAGCCGCCGACGGCACAGTCGAGAAAGACGACAAGGGCCAGCCGGTCCTGATCGCTGAACGGCGTTTCGTTGAAACCGGCGAGCGACGCGACGGGCAGGTGCTGGTTACCAAAGGTGTGCAGAGCGGCGACCAAGTCGTGATCGCCGGCCAGATCAAGCTCGATAACGGTACGCCGATCGCCGTCAGCGACGACAAGACCCTGACCGAACAGAACAGCCCGCCGCGCGCGGACTGA